A single window of Microbispora hainanensis DNA harbors:
- a CDS encoding DUF1778 domain-containing protein → MVGVDATRRSLRNRESHHNEKPPRSSTAGEVSPTSEKKAQKIASARRKRVIPAKSRLEVRITPDDKDLIEQAAFISRETTTAFVLQAARSAAEEVLRRERLTVVPPDFYDEILASLDAPPARNRALTEAARKNRDIMDR, encoded by the coding sequence ATGGTCGGCGTCGACGCCACGCGTCGAAGTCTGCGCAACAGGGAGAGCCACCACAATGAGAAGCCACCACGCAGCAGCACCGCAGGCGAAGTTTCACCCACCAGCGAGAAGAAAGCACAGAAGATTGCCAGCGCCAGACGCAAGCGGGTGATTCCGGCGAAGAGTCGGTTGGAAGTACGTATCACCCCAGATGACAAAGACCTCATCGAGCAGGCCGCGTTCATCTCGCGGGAGACGACCACCGCTTTCGTTCTTCAAGCCGCTCGATCCGCGGCGGAGGAGGTCCTACGCCGGGAGCGACTCACCGTGGTTCCACCGGATTTCTACGACGAGATCCTCGCGTCGCTCGATGCTCCACCGGCGCGGAATCGTGCGTTGACCGAGGCGGCACGGAAGAACCGCGACATCATGGATCGGTAG
- a CDS encoding GNAT family N-acetyltransferase has product MYITQPLGQEHSLEDFDCGKDELSAWLKQFASHAQAMKTARTFAWTREHDTNVLAYYSIAGHAIERAQVPPKIGRDSPEQVPAVILARLALDRRLQGQGLGSRLLVDALDRMVRASKEVAFRLVVVDAVDDEAAHFYEKYGFRRFPGETKLFRKLSDIERDLTDL; this is encoded by the coding sequence GTGTACATCACGCAGCCTCTCGGCCAGGAACACAGCCTGGAAGACTTCGATTGCGGAAAGGATGAGCTCAGCGCCTGGCTGAAGCAGTTCGCCTCGCACGCGCAGGCGATGAAGACCGCTCGAACGTTCGCCTGGACTCGCGAACACGACACGAACGTTCTGGCCTATTACTCCATCGCCGGGCACGCGATCGAAAGGGCGCAGGTGCCACCCAAAATCGGGCGCGACAGCCCCGAGCAGGTGCCTGCGGTGATCCTGGCACGACTGGCGCTCGACCGGCGACTGCAAGGGCAGGGACTCGGCAGCAGGCTGCTTGTCGACGCCCTTGACCGGATGGTCCGGGCCTCCAAGGAGGTGGCGTTCCGTCTGGTCGTCGTCGACGCTGTCGACGACGAGGCTGCGCACTTCTACGAGAAGTACGGATTCAGACGGTTTCCGGGCGAGACGAAGTTATTCCGAAAGCTGAGCGACATCGAGCGCGACCTGACCGATCTGTAG
- a CDS encoding DUF488 domain-containing protein: MSVTVRRVYEDPAPGDGTRVLVDRVWPRGLTKEAAHLDEWIKDVAPSGTLRTWYGHVPERFGEFRSRYLAELDAPERQAALDRLRRLMENGPLTLLTATRDVEHSQAAVLAEVLSEPRR; this comes from the coding sequence GTGTCCGTCACGGTCCGCCGCGTGTACGAGGATCCCGCGCCCGGGGACGGCACCCGGGTGCTGGTCGACCGGGTGTGGCCGCGCGGCCTCACCAAGGAGGCCGCTCATCTGGACGAATGGATCAAGGACGTGGCGCCGTCCGGCACCCTGCGCACCTGGTACGGCCACGTCCCCGAGAGGTTCGGCGAGTTCCGCAGCCGCTACCTCGCCGAGCTGGACGCTCCCGAGCGCCAGGCCGCCCTCGACCGGCTGCGCCGGCTCATGGAGAACGGCCCGCTGACCCTGCTCACCGCGACCAGGGACGTCGAGCACAGCCAGGCCGCCGTCCTCGCCGAGGTCCTGTCCGAGCCCCGCCGCTGA